The Pirellulales bacterium region AGAGCAGATTCGTCGCGCTACCGCGCGCCGATATGCTTCGACCACAGTTGCTCAAACACAGCAAAGCTCCCTCTTGCATCTGTGAGACCATCGTCGATTTCCACCTGGCCGACGTATTATCTTACTCGCGGAGCGAATGAAGTGCTGCCGTATCGGGCGAGCCCCGCGGCGATCTGCACCGCGGGTCACCGAAAGATCATAGACGCCCTAGCCAACCATCTTCGTCGCGAGGACCTGCGCGATGAGGCGGCGGACTGCATCGAACTCCGGCAGGCGTTTGGCGACGTTCTCGTAGTCGCGCAGGATTCTGAACTCCCTGGATTGGTAGTGTGCCTCGCTTGCGAAGGCCGCTCAGCGGAACGAAACGGCGAATAGCAACTGTCAACCAAGTCTGCTTGCGCCTGACAACTCAGCCCGGGCACGATGAGTTTCCTTGTCCGATTGCGGATGAGGACTCGCTGAGAATCCGCTATTTCACATCACCGAATCCCTTTGCCCACGGAGTATCCTCATGACTCATCTCACGCAAGCGTCCAAACAATTGTTTCGCCGTTCGGAGGACGAGCGCTACCCATCGCTCACCGAACTCTGGCAATACTGCCAGCAACAGAAGGAGGGTTCCCAAGATCACTGGGAGCAACCGTCGCGTATCGTCGCCAAACCCGATGGCATTGAGCGCCTTCTGCTCGGCGTCGGTACCGATGGCGCATTCGAGATGACCGATTGGAGTTTCTCGCAACTCTGCCGGCTCGCTGGTGTCAGCAAAGACACTGTCAACCGGCTATCGCCAGAGACCGCGTCGCGCGTCTTCGGCGAAACTTTGCCCTGCGGCACGAAGCCGCTCCAAGTCTTTGAGCAAAACGGCCGTATTCGCTCAATTCATACGGCGAGCTATACGCGGCTCTTCAATGCCGACTTGCTCACCATGCTCCGCGAATTCGCCACCGACTTCCAGCCACCCCAGGCAGGAAGCAATGGTGCAACGGGACTCTATGCGGGCGAGCAAGACCTGTTCGTCTTCATGATCGATCCCACCGGATGGGCCGAGATCGATGGCCAGGCGTTTGCTCCCGGCTTCTTCATCTGGAACAGCGAAGTAGGTCGCCGCTCGATTGGCATTTCAACGTTTTGGTTTCAAGCCGTGTGCCAAAATCACATCGTTTGGGACGCCGTCGAAGTA contains the following coding sequences:
- a CDS encoding DUF932 domain-containing protein codes for the protein MTHLTQASKQLFRRSEDERYPSLTELWQYCQQQKEGSQDHWEQPSRIVAKPDGIERLLLGVGTDGAFEMTDWSFSQLCRLAGVSKDTVNRLSPETASRVFGETLPCGTKPLQVFEQNGRIRSIHTASYTRLFNADLLTMLREFATDFQPPQAGSNGATGLYAGEQDLFVFMIDPTGWAEIDGQAFAPGFFIWNSEVGRRSIGISTFWFQAVCQNHIVWDAVEVVDFTRKHTANMHECFAEVRRLIEGLVAKRDERRDGFVRVIRQAMTKTLGDDAEEVLKQLAKSGIPRDLGKRALDVAKEQGRFTVFAVVDALTRLTQEAKFAGDRTDADEKAAGLLSLIA